Proteins from a genomic interval of Neisseria arctica:
- a CDS encoding ABC transporter ATP-binding protein yields MILEVSDLHLQFGSKTVLNHFGFNLKKGEIACLLGASGCGKTTALRAIAGFEQPPNGSISLNGRTLSDGNSFVPPHQRRIGMVFQDYALFPHLTVADNIAFGIHRQTTNERKQRVDELLLLIGMQGYGERYPHELSGGQQQRVALARALAPKPDLILLDEPFSNLDADLRARLSKEVRQLLKKENTSAVLVTHDQQEAFSMADKIGIMSAGSLQQWDTPYNLYHHPANAEAAAFIGEGVLLRGQTISTHCIRLACGDFCGTVPIACQSYQEVDVLIRPDDIIHDDHSPVQAEVLAKDFKGSYFTYTLRLDSGEEVLAHVPGHHDHPVGSRIGIHMQIENLIAFPPSANNKAAKPLSAK; encoded by the coding sequence ATGATTTTAGAAGTTTCCGACCTGCACCTCCAATTCGGCAGCAAAACCGTATTAAACCACTTCGGCTTCAATCTGAAAAAAGGCGAAATTGCCTGTTTGCTGGGTGCTTCGGGCTGTGGAAAAACCACCGCCTTACGTGCCATTGCCGGTTTTGAACAGCCCCCAAACGGCAGCATCTCGCTAAACGGCCGCACACTTTCAGACGGCAACAGCTTTGTTCCCCCGCACCAACGCCGTATCGGCATGGTTTTCCAAGACTATGCTTTGTTCCCCCACCTCACCGTAGCAGACAATATTGCTTTCGGCATTCACCGGCAAACTACAAACGAGCGCAAGCAGCGCGTAGACGAACTACTCTTGCTCATCGGCATGCAAGGCTACGGAGAACGCTACCCCCACGAGCTTTCCGGAGGCCAGCAACAAAGGGTTGCGCTGGCGCGCGCACTGGCACCCAAGCCTGATCTGATTTTGCTTGACGAGCCGTTTTCCAATCTCGATGCAGACCTGCGCGCACGCTTGTCGAAAGAAGTCCGCCAACTGCTCAAAAAAGAAAACACCAGCGCGGTTTTGGTTACCCACGACCAACAAGAAGCTTTTTCCATGGCCGACAAAATCGGCATCATGTCGGCCGGCAGCCTCCAGCAATGGGATACGCCCTACAACCTTTACCACCATCCGGCCAATGCTGAAGCAGCCGCTTTTATCGGAGAGGGTGTTTTATTGCGCGGGCAAACCATCAGCACGCATTGCATCCGCTTAGCCTGCGGTGATTTTTGCGGTACGGTACCGATTGCCTGCCAAAGCTATCAGGAAGTAGACGTACTCATCCGCCCTGACGACATTATCCATGACGACCATAGCCCGGTACAGGCCGAAGTGCTGGCAAAAGATTTCAAAGGCAGTTATTTCACCTATACCCTCAGGTTGGATAGCGGGGAAGAGGTTCTCGCCCATGTTCCCGGTCACCACGACCACCCTGTCGGCAGCCGCATCGGCATACACATGCAGATCGAAAACCTGATAGCCTTCCCGCCCTCTGCAAACAATAAAGCAGCAAAGCCACTGTCGGCAAAATAA
- a CDS encoding SDR family NAD(P)-dependent oxidoreductase yields MKTILITGCSSGIGYDTAKQMQAAGWRVFAGCRKTADVSRLQNEGLTDALLLDVTDSAQIEAAFEHLLTATGGRLDALFCNAGYGQVGAVEDIPRTALLQQFETNVFGTWECITHAMKIFRKQGHGRILVNSSILGFAAMPWRGAYNSSKFALEGMCDTLRHETYGSGIFVSLVEPGPIATRFRDNALITFNRYIDTENSVHAKSYRAQLRRLETEGDAAPFTMSSPDCAAICVKALTTAHPKARYRVTLPTKVFWYLKRLLPTVWLDKLQRAAVSGQGKK; encoded by the coding sequence ATGAAAACCATCCTTATTACGGGCTGCTCCAGCGGTATCGGCTACGATACCGCCAAACAGATGCAGGCCGCCGGCTGGCGGGTTTTTGCCGGTTGTCGGAAAACTGCCGACGTATCCCGCCTGCAAAATGAAGGCCTGACAGACGCACTATTGCTCGACGTAACCGACAGTGCGCAAATCGAGGCTGCCTTCGAACACCTTCTCACCGCCACCGGTGGCAGGTTGGATGCCTTATTCTGCAATGCCGGCTACGGACAAGTCGGCGCCGTTGAAGACATTCCCCGCACAGCTCTGCTACAACAGTTTGAAACCAACGTATTCGGCACTTGGGAATGTATTACCCATGCCATGAAAATCTTCCGCAAACAAGGACATGGCCGCATTCTCGTCAACAGCAGCATCCTCGGCTTTGCCGCCATGCCTTGGCGTGGTGCCTACAACAGCAGCAAATTCGCACTTGAGGGCATGTGCGACACGCTTCGCCATGAAACCTACGGCAGCGGTATTTTTGTCAGCCTCGTAGAACCTGGGCCGATTGCCACACGCTTTCGCGACAATGCCCTCATTACGTTCAACCGCTATATCGATACTGAAAATAGTGTACACGCCAAAAGTTACCGCGCCCAATTACGCCGTCTCGAAACAGAAGGCGATGCAGCCCCGTTTACCATGTCTTCACCTGATTGCGCCGCCATATGCGTGAAAGCACTGACTACCGCGCACCCCAAGGCCCGCTACCGCGTTACCCTGCCTACCAAAGTTTTCTGGTATCTGAAACGGCTGTTACCCACCGTATGGCTCGACAAATTACAACGTGCCGCAGTAAGCGGCCAAGGTAAAAAATAA